Proteins encoded in a region of the Desertifilum tharense IPPAS B-1220 genome:
- a CDS encoding glycosyltransferase family 4 protein yields MSKDRLRVLLIAQIANPEWISVPLVGWSQTRAIANIADAHIITELPNREVFQRAGCVEGEYFTIIDTEPVRQPIEKLISLLRGGEGKGWTTAMAFSVFPYYYFERQVWRKFGKRIANQEFDIVHRVTPLSPTIPSILGGKCRQVGVPFIVGPLNGGLPWPKAFDTVRRQEKEWLSYVRDVYKLFPGYRSTRRDAAAILVGSRNTWEQMPEQYRAKSVYIPENAIDPQRYSLRSGVPQTPVKVAFVGRLVPYKGADMLLEAAAPLIRDRLLTVEIIGDGPDMPRLQSLIAEEQLADGVKLAGWLEHAQVQERLAQADIFGFPSIREFGGAVVIEAMAMGVVPIVVDYGGPGEFVTPDTGYTVPIAPRTEIVRRFREILTDLANNPSAIAPLGQRARDRALNLFTWDKKAQQTLEVYKWVLGQRPDKPDFGMPFF; encoded by the coding sequence ATGTCAAAAGACCGCTTGCGAGTCCTGCTGATCGCCCAAATTGCTAACCCCGAATGGATCAGCGTCCCCTTAGTGGGTTGGTCGCAAACCAGAGCGATCGCCAATATCGCTGACGCCCACATTATCACCGAACTGCCCAACCGGGAAGTCTTCCAGCGGGCGGGATGCGTTGAAGGCGAATACTTTACCATTATCGATACCGAACCCGTCCGCCAACCCATCGAGAAACTCATTTCCCTGCTACGGGGAGGCGAGGGGAAAGGCTGGACAACCGCGATGGCTTTCTCTGTTTTCCCCTACTATTACTTTGAACGCCAAGTTTGGCGGAAATTTGGCAAGCGGATCGCTAACCAAGAATTTGATATCGTTCACCGCGTTACCCCCTTAAGTCCCACCATCCCCAGCATTCTAGGGGGAAAATGCCGTCAAGTCGGCGTTCCCTTCATTGTGGGGCCTCTCAATGGCGGCTTACCCTGGCCCAAAGCCTTCGATACCGTTCGCCGCCAGGAAAAAGAATGGCTGTCCTATGTCCGGGATGTTTATAAACTCTTCCCCGGCTACCGTTCTACCCGTCGCGATGCGGCAGCTATTTTAGTGGGTTCGCGCAATACCTGGGAACAAATGCCCGAACAGTATCGGGCAAAAAGCGTTTATATCCCGGAAAATGCTATCGATCCGCAACGCTATTCCCTGCGTTCTGGGGTTCCCCAAACCCCGGTAAAAGTGGCGTTTGTTGGGCGTCTGGTTCCTTACAAAGGGGCGGATATGCTGCTAGAAGCGGCTGCACCCCTGATTCGCGATCGCCTTCTCACGGTCGAAATTATTGGCGATGGCCCCGATATGCCTCGCCTGCAAAGCCTGATCGCAGAGGAACAGCTTGCAGACGGGGTAAAACTCGCAGGCTGGCTAGAACACGCCCAAGTTCAAGAAAGACTCGCCCAAGCTGATATTTTTGGTTTCCCCAGCATCCGCGAATTTGGCGGTGCAGTCGTCATTGAAGCAATGGCGATGGGTGTCGTGCCGATCGTAGTAGACTATGGCGGTCCCGGCGAGTTTGTCACCCCCGATACAGGTTATACCGTGCCGATCGCGCCGCGTACAGAAATTGTCCGGCGTTTCCGCGAGATCTTAACCGACCTGGCGAATAATCCTAGCGCGATCGCACCCTTGGGACAACGCGCCCGCGATCGCGCCCTCAACTTGTTTACCTGGGACAAGAAAGCCCAACAAACCCTAGAAGTCTACAAATGGGTGCTGGGACAGCGACCCGATAAACCGGATTTTGGGATGCCTTTCTTTTAA
- a CDS encoding O-antigen ligase: MNIYTLLSDLLKLEKAFAVFGVIAFSQVLIIESRYVASEGVGGGIGGGYSPLYPLIVLIQYGVIATSLLLMALRPKSVFRALWRDPFIWALAFTAIISFAWSDFPSLSMKRGISTLQTAMFGLYLASRYSLKEQLQIVAWGMGIISVFTVLFTGAFPGSGIEQGVHAGAWRGPLVHKNLLARLMAMGTIPTLLVALDAPPKHRRTLWLVFGVTIGLAFLTTSKTGLLIALALVALTPLFKALRWSDGIMIPFLILIVFVTTSGVTWLVENWEGFLFGLGKEPTLSGRTYLWEASIEKIRQRPWLGYGYQAFWQVSGGAEYVWTAVRYQPAHSHNGFINLTLDLGLLGSFFFAMSLVTIYIRGVSWLRVTQSSAALWPLLYASFLILYNQTESTIIEHNNLFWLLHVAVTLSIGYVRRLTPQEKAEREYWEQYKQQISQPAIPGGNAPTGEGA; the protein is encoded by the coding sequence ATGAATATTTATACGTTACTTTCCGATTTACTCAAACTGGAGAAGGCGTTTGCAGTATTTGGCGTTATTGCCTTTTCTCAAGTTCTGATTATCGAAAGTCGATACGTAGCCTCTGAAGGCGTCGGCGGGGGGATTGGTGGGGGATATTCTCCTTTATATCCCTTAATCGTGCTAATTCAGTATGGCGTAATCGCCACCAGCTTGCTATTGATGGCGTTGCGACCCAAAAGCGTCTTTCGGGCGCTGTGGCGCGATCCGTTTATTTGGGCATTAGCCTTCACCGCCATTATCTCCTTCGCGTGGTCGGACTTCCCCTCCCTGTCGATGAAACGAGGAATTTCCACCCTACAAACTGCAATGTTTGGGCTATATCTCGCTTCGCGCTATTCGCTCAAAGAGCAATTGCAGATTGTGGCGTGGGGGATGGGGATTATTTCTGTCTTTACAGTTCTCTTTACAGGCGCTTTTCCCGGATCGGGCATAGAACAGGGGGTTCACGCTGGCGCGTGGCGGGGACCGTTAGTCCACAAAAACCTCCTCGCCCGACTCATGGCAATGGGGACAATTCCCACCCTGTTAGTCGCCCTAGATGCTCCGCCCAAACACCGGCGCACGCTATGGCTTGTGTTTGGGGTTACTATTGGTTTGGCCTTTCTAACCACTTCCAAAACGGGGTTACTGATTGCCCTAGCCCTAGTTGCGCTGACGCCGCTGTTTAAGGCGCTGCGCTGGAGCGATGGCATCATGATTCCCTTTTTGATTTTAATTGTGTTTGTCACGACCAGCGGTGTCACATGGTTGGTCGAAAATTGGGAAGGCTTCTTATTTGGTTTGGGGAAAGAACCCACCCTCAGTGGTCGGACTTATTTGTGGGAAGCTTCTATTGAGAAAATTAGACAGCGACCTTGGCTAGGTTATGGCTATCAAGCCTTTTGGCAAGTTTCCGGCGGTGCAGAATATGTGTGGACGGCAGTGCGATATCAACCCGCGCACTCGCATAATGGCTTTATTAACCTCACCCTTGACCTAGGGCTATTGGGTTCATTTTTCTTTGCGATGAGTCTGGTAACGATTTACATTCGCGGGGTGAGTTGGTTGCGAGTTACCCAATCCTCCGCCGCCCTCTGGCCGTTGTTGTATGCTTCGTTCTTAATTTTGTATAACCAAACGGAGAGTACGATTATCGAACACAATAATCTTTTTTGGCTGCTGCACGTTGCGGTGACGCTTTCCATTGGTTATGTCCGGCGACTGACTCCCCAGGAAAAAGCCGAACGAGAATATTGGGAACAATATAAGCAGCAAATTAGCCAACCTGCGATTCCTGGAGGAAACGCACCAACAGGGGAAGGGGCATGA
- a CDS encoding flippase — MLNKYNATLEKLSPGLRKILGNIGWLFADRILRMGVGVIITAWLARYLGPDQFGLLNYTIAFVSLFTTLAALGLDQIVVRNIVRDPDCKAETLGTTQALKVCSGILGYILAIGAIALLRPDDPLIRLLVAIISGSLVFESLNTIDFWFQTQVQSKYTVWAKNIAFIIMTVVRILLISLQAPLVAFAWAALAESALGGIGLTVAYSVSGENLRTWQVNWGRARGLLKDSWPLILSNLAIMVYLRVDQVMLGQLATDESVGIYSSATRLSEVWYFIAIAIVNSVTPSIVEAKNHGENAYYGKLQKLFNLMAGIAYAIAIPMTFLSTPLVVLVFGQEYARAGEVLSIHIWAALFTFFGWSKGVWIVTEGQTLFALVATSLGAVMNVALNFWLIPQYREIGAAIATVISYGFTDYVMCFIYPPTRRLAWIMTKALTLSFLFRRS; from the coding sequence ATGCTGAATAAGTATAATGCTACGCTCGAAAAGCTGAGTCCCGGACTGCGTAAGATTTTAGGTAACATTGGCTGGCTATTTGCCGATCGCATTCTTCGCATGGGCGTTGGAGTGATTATCACCGCTTGGCTAGCCCGTTACTTAGGCCCCGACCAGTTTGGCTTACTGAATTATACGATCGCTTTTGTTTCATTATTTACGACCCTGGCGGCATTAGGCTTAGATCAAATCGTGGTTCGCAACATCGTCCGCGATCCCGACTGTAAAGCCGAAACCCTGGGGACAACGCAAGCCTTAAAAGTCTGTAGCGGTATTTTAGGTTACATCCTAGCGATCGGCGCGATCGCCCTTTTGCGTCCAGACGATCCCCTGATTCGCCTGCTAGTCGCCATCATCTCCGGTAGCCTCGTCTTTGAATCTCTCAATACCATTGACTTCTGGTTTCAAACCCAGGTGCAATCTAAATACACCGTCTGGGCGAAAAATATCGCCTTTATCATCATGACGGTGGTTCGCATTCTGTTAATTTCCCTACAAGCCCCCCTGGTGGCGTTCGCGTGGGCGGCGCTGGCTGAAAGCGCGTTAGGCGGAATTGGCTTAACCGTCGCCTACAGCGTTAGCGGCGAAAACCTGCGAACCTGGCAAGTAAACTGGGGACGGGCGCGAGGTTTACTCAAAGATAGCTGGCCGTTAATTCTATCAAACCTAGCAATTATGGTCTATCTGCGGGTTGACCAAGTGATGTTAGGACAACTCGCCACCGATGAGTCTGTGGGGATCTATTCTTCAGCTACCCGCTTATCGGAAGTGTGGTATTTTATTGCGATCGCCATTGTCAATTCCGTGACCCCCAGCATCGTCGAAGCCAAGAACCACGGGGAAAACGCCTACTATGGCAAACTGCAAAAACTATTTAACCTGATGGCGGGAATTGCCTATGCGATCGCCATCCCCATGACCTTCCTTTCCACCCCCCTAGTCGTTCTCGTCTTTGGCCAAGAATACGCCCGCGCCGGAGAAGTGCTTTCCATCCACATCTGGGCGGCCTTATTTACCTTCTTTGGTTGGTCTAAGGGCGTGTGGATCGTCACCGAAGGTCAAACCCTGTTCGCCCTTGTCGCCACCTCCCTAGGGGCTGTCATGAACGTGGCGCTAAACTTCTGGTTAATTCCCCAGTATCGAGAAATTGGGGCGGCGATCGCCACCGTCATTTCCTACGGCTTTACCGATTATGTGATGTGTTTCATCTATCCGCCAACCCGTCGCCTCGCCTGGATCATGACCAAAGCCCTAACCCTGAGTTTCCTGTTCAGGCGATCTTAG
- a CDS encoding PstS family phosphate ABC transporter substrate-binding protein produces MVFSTRTQLLGAIALLISACVPAPEVSTQAITSTNLPAVSTPEIEIDGSSTVFPVTQAVAAAFQQTEKGSNAQLDLRFSGTGGGFKKFCAGETDINNASRPISEAEILTCREAGVRFVELPIAFDALTLVVNPQNTWAQDITVDELKTLWQPAAQGQIKTWQQIRPSYPNRPINLYGAGLDSGTYDYFAEVVVGSGQQTRKDFTASEDDNLLVSGVANDPNAIGFFGYSYYEQNQDKLKALAINNVSPQRETVENAEYQPFARPLFIYVNYLSAQNNPAVKEFVNFYLKNGSQISEQVGYIPLPEEAYNIGLVHFFNGEVGTAFEGKPQPNLTIGELLRKEQAF; encoded by the coding sequence ATGGTTTTCTCTACCCGAACGCAATTGCTAGGGGCGATCGCCCTCTTGATTTCAGCCTGCGTCCCCGCGCCCGAAGTTTCCACCCAAGCCATCACCAGCACTAACCTACCCGCCGTTTCTACGCCGGAAATTGAAATTGATGGTTCCAGTACCGTTTTCCCCGTTACCCAAGCCGTCGCCGCCGCCTTTCAACAAACGGAAAAAGGCAGTAATGCCCAGCTTGACTTGCGCTTTTCCGGGACTGGCGGCGGGTTTAAAAAATTCTGCGCTGGGGAAACCGACATTAACAACGCCTCTCGCCCAATTTCCGAAGCCGAGATCCTGACCTGTCGAGAAGCGGGGGTGCGTTTTGTGGAGTTACCCATTGCTTTTGATGCGCTAACCCTGGTGGTGAACCCGCAAAACACCTGGGCGCAAGATATCACCGTAGACGAACTCAAAACCCTTTGGCAGCCTGCGGCCCAAGGACAAATCAAAACTTGGCAGCAAATTCGCCCCTCTTATCCCAACCGACCCATTAACCTGTATGGGGCGGGTTTAGATTCGGGTACCTATGACTATTTTGCTGAGGTGGTGGTGGGTTCGGGTCAGCAAACCCGCAAAGACTTTACCGCTAGCGAGGATGATAATTTACTGGTCAGTGGGGTAGCGAACGATCCGAATGCAATCGGATTTTTTGGCTATTCTTATTACGAGCAAAATCAAGACAAACTGAAGGCTTTAGCGATTAATAACGTATCGCCCCAGCGAGAAACGGTGGAAAATGCCGAGTATCAACCGTTTGCGCGGCCCTTGTTTATCTATGTCAATTATTTATCGGCCCAAAATAACCCAGCCGTTAAGGAGTTTGTCAACTTCTACTTAAAAAATGGTTCTCAGATTTCCGAACAGGTGGGCTATATTCCTCTACCAGAGGAAGCTTACAACATTGGGTTGGTGCATTTCTTTAATGGGGAGGTGGGAACCGCTTTTGAAGGCAAACCTCAGCCGAATTTAACCATCGGCGAACTGCTTCGCAAGGAACAAGCCTTTTAG
- a CDS encoding glycosyltransferase family 4 protein — MQLKQVVATGDPNFLYRYQYLLKALEAHCQSLERLPCGDVYNNKLPQKVADTAYKVLYKVSLSQADKIFHKNPKAYITKSRNAERKIRRLPYKPDFVLQIFGLFSPFWDNFDIPYGMYLDYTMKLAADKWSPWCPFDNAKDLDAWLECERKAYQNATHLFPMSQMVKQCLIEDYGVKPEKITVVASAGNFHEPYEGKKKFGSYQLLFNGSDFERKGGPLVLEAFQKVRQALPQAQLVIIGKKIDINEIGILNPGRIRSHDELRDIFLNTDIVVAPSYCEPFQEFLLEALNYGVPCVVSDRDGMPEIVEQGVNGILVDQLTPEAIAQTLISLLRDPQRLAAMSDAARSKIQTTLNWDSIAQKIVNALT; from the coding sequence ATGCAGCTCAAACAAGTTGTTGCAACAGGCGATCCTAATTTTCTCTACCGCTATCAATATCTTCTCAAAGCCCTAGAAGCCCATTGTCAGAGTCTAGAACGCTTACCCTGTGGCGATGTCTATAATAACAAGCTTCCCCAAAAAGTAGCAGATACGGCTTATAAAGTTCTTTATAAAGTCTCCTTAAGCCAAGCTGATAAAATTTTTCATAAAAATCCCAAAGCTTACATTACCAAATCGCGCAACGCCGAGAGAAAAATTCGCCGACTCCCCTACAAGCCCGACTTTGTTTTACAGATTTTTGGTTTATTTAGTCCATTTTGGGATAACTTTGATATTCCCTATGGGATGTACTTAGATTACACCATGAAACTGGCTGCCGATAAATGGTCGCCCTGGTGTCCTTTTGATAATGCCAAAGATTTAGATGCCTGGTTGGAGTGCGAACGCAAAGCCTATCAAAACGCGACCCATTTGTTTCCCATGAGTCAGATGGTGAAGCAATGCTTAATTGAAGATTATGGCGTCAAACCCGAAAAAATTACCGTTGTTGCTTCTGCGGGAAACTTTCACGAACCCTATGAGGGGAAAAAGAAATTTGGCAGCTATCAACTGCTGTTTAACGGTTCCGACTTTGAACGCAAAGGCGGCCCATTAGTTTTGGAAGCCTTTCAGAAAGTTCGCCAAGCCCTCCCCCAAGCCCAACTGGTGATTATTGGTAAAAAGATTGACATCAACGAAATCGGTATTTTAAATCCCGGTCGCATTCGTTCCCACGATGAGTTGCGCGATATTTTTCTTAATACTGATATTGTGGTTGCCCCTTCCTATTGCGAACCTTTCCAAGAATTCTTACTCGAAGCCCTCAATTATGGCGTTCCTTGTGTTGTTTCCGATCGCGATGGAATGCCCGAAATTGTCGAACAAGGGGTGAATGGAATTTTAGTCGATCAACTTACCCCAGAGGCGATCGCCCAAACGCTAATTTCCCTGCTTCGAGATCCGCAACGCCTCGCCGCCATGTCCGATGCAGCCCGATCGAAAATTCAAACCACCTTAAATTGGGATAGCATCGCCCAAAAAATTGTTAATGCCCTTACCTAA
- a CDS encoding AAA family ATPase yields MKLEAVNIQNFRSIQEIVLGDCGGFNVIVGKNNAGKSNILLAINAFFLSLKKGEPVVLKLPIGDSIDHYDNLLEKTIKITIFFQLSLAERDSLIQDIVSESPQVKNSVNGIDSELRLAMTLEVMNDPEPFGYVNQIVLCKPNSSTISEECVVHTLLEVTSKAAKELSDKARRSQELENEIEQLSSIVSDKFKRLDEDDWKRLKANPSAFSERLLFGVMSRSRIRLTSSLASKLESIIQSVESRSDFTDAISSLIDSLQEEAISLKTEPIKQRINSFSGQESSVPHYALNLMRRIGEMSVLYLTERREPIGRREASQLLDLKVTRGGPEKLRAIQDTVSALLGVDIDAFRANKTGTTEDPEAELDVDRFLVQVNGAGIREALRLILDYELNRPNILLVEEPEIHLHPALETSMMRYLKSIGKDCQIFITTHSTNFLDTAEMRNVYLASRDNSTTIQMINVEEAEQSIPRELGIRLSSLFMFDRLVFVEGPTDEDVIREWASIYGVNLAQASVGFVPMGGVRNLAHFATEATINFLSKRRVSVFFMLDRDEREEAEVKRLATQLGDKAELIVLKKRELENYLLCPKVIAKFIDLKYQLLGVKDPKKIDIAEIEKGIDTCADALKDIAIERRVARIACLPIYPNRNAVLDFGSGTTLIDRLKEEYNNQKEKLTQLEEELEKIIEEQTKLVESNWSAKKRDLVPGDLLLDSLCKLFEVRFNKERDSARLASLMEEHEIDSEVKGILKRFVDCMQIN; encoded by the coding sequence ATGAAGCTAGAAGCAGTAAATATTCAAAACTTCAGAAGCATCCAAGAAATAGTTCTTGGGGATTGTGGTGGGTTCAACGTGATTGTTGGAAAAAACAATGCAGGAAAATCCAATATTCTTCTAGCTATTAATGCTTTTTTTTTATCTCTAAAAAAGGGTGAACCTGTTGTTCTTAAGTTGCCTATTGGGGATTCCATCGATCACTATGACAACTTGCTAGAAAAAACAATAAAAATCACTATTTTCTTTCAGTTATCACTTGCTGAGAGGGACAGCCTAATTCAAGATATCGTTTCCGAATCACCGCAAGTTAAAAATTCAGTAAATGGAATTGATTCGGAATTAAGGTTGGCAATGACTTTAGAGGTTATGAATGATCCAGAACCATTTGGATATGTTAATCAGATAGTATTATGCAAGCCAAATTCTTCAACAATATCAGAAGAATGTGTTGTTCATACTCTTCTGGAAGTCACCTCCAAAGCTGCTAAGGAACTGAGTGACAAAGCAAGACGCTCACAAGAATTAGAAAATGAAATAGAGCAGCTTAGTTCAATTGTTTCCGACAAATTTAAGCGGCTAGATGAGGATGATTGGAAGCGTCTAAAAGCTAATCCATCTGCTTTTTCGGAACGACTGTTGTTCGGAGTAATGAGTCGATCACGTATAAGGCTAACAAGCAGTTTAGCAAGTAAACTTGAATCAATTATTCAAAGTGTAGAGTCGAGAAGTGATTTTACAGACGCAATTTCTTCTCTAATAGATAGCTTACAAGAAGAAGCAATTAGCCTTAAGACAGAGCCAATTAAACAGCGAATTAATAGCTTTTCAGGGCAAGAATCATCCGTCCCGCATTATGCTCTTAACTTAATGAGACGAATTGGTGAGATGAGTGTTTTGTATCTTACTGAGCGAAGAGAACCAATCGGAAGACGCGAAGCTTCTCAATTGCTTGACCTTAAAGTTACGCGAGGGGGTCCAGAAAAGCTTCGCGCAATTCAAGATACTGTCTCAGCTCTTTTAGGAGTTGATATTGATGCATTTCGAGCTAACAAAACGGGCACAACTGAAGATCCAGAAGCCGAGCTTGACGTAGACCGTTTTCTTGTTCAGGTTAACGGTGCAGGGATTCGTGAAGCATTAAGATTAATTTTAGACTACGAACTTAATCGCCCTAACATTCTTCTCGTTGAAGAGCCTGAGATTCATTTACATCCTGCTCTTGAAACAAGCATGATGCGATATTTAAAGTCAATTGGAAAGGACTGCCAGATATTCATTACAACTCACTCTACGAACTTTTTAGATACAGCAGAGATGAGAAATGTTTATCTCGCTTCTCGCGACAACTCAACAACTATTCAGATGATCAATGTTGAGGAGGCAGAGCAGAGTATTCCTCGTGAGCTTGGCATTAGATTAAGTTCGCTTTTTATGTTTGATAGGCTCGTCTTTGTGGAAGGACCGACTGATGAAGACGTAATTCGTGAATGGGCTTCTATATATGGTGTAAATCTTGCACAAGCAAGTGTAGGCTTTGTGCCTATGGGAGGTGTAAGAAACTTAGCTCACTTTGCGACAGAAGCGACAATTAACTTTCTCAGTAAGCGTCGTGTATCAGTTTTCTTTATGTTAGATCGTGATGAGCGTGAAGAAGCTGAAGTTAAGCGTCTCGCAACGCAGCTTGGTGACAAGGCAGAATTAATAGTTCTAAAGAAACGCGAACTTGAAAATTACCTTTTGTGCCCAAAGGTAATTGCAAAATTTATTGATCTTAAATATCAATTGTTAGGAGTCAAAGATCCCAAAAAGATTGATATAGCTGAGATAGAAAAAGGTATCGATACGTGTGCTGATGCTTTAAAGGATATTGCTATAGAGCGTCGAGTTGCGAGGATTGCTTGCCTTCCAATATATCCCAACCGTAATGCTGTTCTAGACTTTGGCTCTGGAACCACCTTGATTGATAGGCTCAAAGAAGAGTACAACAACCAGAAAGAGAAATTAACACAATTAGAAGAAGAATTAGAAAAAATCATTGAGGAGCAAACCAAGTTAGTTGAGAGCAATTGGTCAGCTAAAAAGCGAGATTTGGTTCCAGGCGATCTACTGTTGGATAGTTTGTGTAAGTTATTTGAAGTACGGTTCAATAAAGAAAGGGATTCTGCAAGATTAGCATCTTTGATGGAAGAACATGAAATTGATTCAGAAGTCAAAGGCATACTCAAGAGGTTTGTTGATTGTATGCAAATCAACTAG
- a CDS encoding glycosyltransferase family 2 protein has product MSKPLVSIVINNYNYGRFLNDAIDSALQQTYSPCEVIVVDDGSTDDSRAVIEEYGDRIIPIFKANGGQPSAFNAGFAASRGEILCFLDADDLCLSHRVAEVVSAFESDPSLGWCFHPLEFTESQFVDVKAIREDKPLTASNRQHFDLCASLRRGKLYKNFPYPSTSGLCFRRSLLGKILPMPDAEGTLLNDGYLIFTSMGLSPGATLESKLGLYRLHGDNAHGFVREAGSDRYVVKSDKQQRKAKLLILKAYWIGVNFPELIELASYLMASGIGIFWRNGGLTPEYRQYVKKHRASLSLWGKLSLYARAIYVYLKNPKD; this is encoded by the coding sequence ATGAGCAAACCACTGGTCAGTATTGTCATTAATAACTACAATTACGGGCGATTTTTAAACGATGCGATTGATAGCGCCTTACAACAGACCTATTCGCCGTGTGAAGTCATTGTGGTCGATGATGGTTCGACGGATGACTCGCGGGCGGTGATTGAGGAATATGGCGATCGCATTATCCCCATTTTTAAAGCCAATGGCGGACAACCGAGCGCCTTTAATGCCGGATTTGCAGCCAGCCGGGGCGAAATTCTCTGTTTTTTGGATGCGGATGACCTGTGTTTATCCCATCGCGTGGCGGAAGTGGTCAGCGCGTTCGAGAGCGATCCGAGCTTGGGGTGGTGCTTTCACCCCTTAGAATTCACAGAGAGCCAGTTTGTTGATGTCAAAGCTATTCGGGAAGACAAACCCCTCACCGCTAGCAACCGACAGCACTTTGATTTATGCGCCTCTCTGCGTCGGGGAAAACTGTATAAAAACTTTCCCTATCCTTCTACTTCCGGGCTGTGCTTTCGCCGTTCTCTGTTAGGTAAAATTCTGCCGATGCCCGATGCGGAAGGTACCCTGTTGAATGATGGTTATTTGATCTTTACCAGTATGGGTTTAAGCCCTGGCGCGACCTTAGAAAGTAAACTGGGTTTATATCGCTTGCATGGCGATAACGCTCATGGATTTGTCCGCGAGGCTGGGAGCGATCGCTATGTGGTCAAAAGCGATAAACAGCAACGCAAAGCCAAATTATTAATCCTCAAAGCTTATTGGATTGGGGTCAACTTCCCCGAACTGATTGAACTTGCGAGTTATTTGATGGCGTCGGGAATCGGGATTTTTTGGCGCAATGGTGGCTTAACGCCAGAATATCGCCAGTATGTTAAAAAACACCGGGCTTCCCTATCCCTTTGGGGTAAACTGTCGCTTTACGCCAGAGCAATCTACGTTTATCTAAAAAATCCTAAAGATTAA
- a CDS encoding glycosyltransferase, protein MNPEQPKTRIALFMSALDGGGAERIMLYLARGFVEAGLEVDLVLAKAEGPLMSQIPPGVRVINLKSKRLILSLPILARYVRKQKPVALLSALEDANLVAIWTRRLMRLPVRVVVTVHNTLSREAQNATNLKRRIAPYLVKLFYPWADAVITVSQGAAEDLARLGMASGLVKVVYNPVVMPEFHERVKEPVDHYWFEPDRPPVILGVGRLERQKDFPTLIQAFAELRQHRPIRLMILGEGQDRPMLERLIQDLGLGQEVLLPGFVSNPYAYMAKSSVFVLSSLFEGLPTALIEAMAAGIPVVSTDCESGPREILINGQYGPLVPIGDVTAMAEAIAKTLDSPVNSTSLKQRALDFSLEKAIAQYRQVLGV, encoded by the coding sequence ATGAATCCCGAACAACCGAAGACGAGAATTGCTCTATTTATGTCTGCCTTGGATGGCGGTGGAGCAGAGCGAATTATGCTGTATCTAGCGCGAGGATTTGTGGAAGCGGGATTAGAGGTGGATTTGGTTTTGGCGAAGGCAGAAGGGCCTTTAATGTCGCAGATTCCGCCTGGGGTACGCGTCATTAATCTCAAGAGCAAGCGTTTAATCTTGAGCCTGCCGATCCTAGCCCGTTACGTGCGGAAGCAGAAACCTGTGGCCCTGCTTTCTGCCTTGGAAGATGCGAATTTGGTGGCAATTTGGACGCGGCGCTTGATGAGATTGCCCGTGCGAGTGGTGGTGACGGTTCATAATACGCTGTCGCGAGAAGCGCAAAATGCGACGAACTTGAAGCGCCGGATCGCGCCTTACTTGGTGAAGTTATTTTATCCTTGGGCGGATGCTGTGATTACGGTGTCCCAAGGCGCGGCTGAGGATTTAGCCCGTTTGGGGATGGCTTCGGGTTTGGTGAAGGTTGTTTATAACCCGGTGGTGATGCCTGAATTTCACGAACGGGTGAAAGAACCGGTCGATCATTATTGGTTTGAGCCGGATCGCCCTCCGGTTATTTTAGGGGTGGGGCGTTTGGAACGGCAAAAAGATTTTCCGACTTTAATTCAGGCTTTTGCTGAGTTACGCCAACACCGCCCGATTCGTTTAATGATTTTAGGGGAAGGGCAGGATCGCCCGATGTTGGAACGGTTAATCCAAGATTTGGGGTTAGGGCAAGAGGTGTTGTTACCGGGCTTTGTCTCTAACCCCTATGCTTATATGGCGAAATCTTCGGTGTTTGTGTTGTCTTCGCTGTTTGAAGGGTTGCCTACGGCGTTAATTGAGGCAATGGCGGCAGGGATTCCGGTGGTGTCTACGGATTGCGAAAGCGGCCCTCGCGAGATTTTGATTAATGGACAGTATGGGCCGCTTGTTCCCATTGGGGATGTGACGGCAATGGCGGAGGCGATCGCTAAAACGCTGGATTCTCCGGTTAACTCCACGAGTTTGAAACAAAGGGCGCTAGATTTTTCCCTGGAGAAGGCGATCGCGCAGTACAGACAAGTGTTAGGCGTCTAA